From a region of the Balaenoptera ricei isolate mBalRic1 chromosome 11, mBalRic1.hap2, whole genome shotgun sequence genome:
- the IL17RD gene encoding interleukin-17 receptor D isoform X2, whose amino-acid sequence MAPWLQLCSVFFTVNACLNGSQLAVAAGGSSRTRGADTCGWRGVGPASRNSGLHNITFRYDNCTTYLNPVGKHVIADAQNITISQYACHDQVAVTILWSPGALGIEFLKGFRVILEELKSEGRQCQQLILKDPKQLNSSFKRAGVESQPFLNMKFETDYFVKIVPFPSIKNESNYHPFFFRTRTCDLLLQPDNLACKPFWKPRNLNVTQHGSDMQVSFDHAPHTFGFRFFYLHYKLKHEGPFKRKTCKQEQNTETTSCLLQNVSPGDYIIELVDDTNMTRKVMHYALKPVHSQWAGPIRAVAITVPLVVISAFATLFTVMCRKKQQDEESSESSTYITALPRERLRPRPKVFLCYSSKDGQNHMNVVQCFAYFLQDFCGCEVTLDLWEDFSLCREGQREWVVQKIHESQFIIVVCSKGMKYFVDKKNYKHKGGARGSGKGELFLVAVSTIAEKLRQAKQSSSTALSKFIAVYFDYSCEGDVPGVLDLSTKYKLMDHLPQLCSHLHSQDLSPQEPGLHPGRISRKNYFRSKSGRSLYVAICNMHQFIDEEPDWFEKQFVPFHLPPLRYREPVLEKFDSGLVLNEVLCKPGPESKFCLKAEAAGSGAPADPHSEGPDEDAEAGPVPGANAVMRPLLHAVKAAGPSDMPRDSGIYDSSVPSSELSLPLMEGLSTDQTETSSLTESMSSSSGLGEEDPPALPSKLLASGACKAEPGCCSYTGELHAVAPL is encoded by the exons GGAGTGGGGCCGGCCAGCAGAAACAGCGGGCTGCATAACATCACCTTCAGATATGACA ACTGCACCACTTACTTGAATCCAGTGGGGAAGCACGTGATCGCCGATGCCCAGAACATCACCATCAGTCAGTATGCTTGCCACGATCAAGTGGCAGTCACCATTCTTTGGTCCCCAGGAGCCCTTG GCATCGAATTCCTAAAAGGATTTCGGGTAATACTGGAGGAGCTGAAGTCAGAGGGAAGACAGTGCCAACAACTGATTCTAAAGGACCCAAAGCAGCTCAACAGTAGCTTCAAACGAGCT GGAGTGGAATCTCAACCCTTCCTGAATATGAAATTTGAAACAGATTACTTTGTAAAGATTGTCCCTTTTCCTtccattaaaaatgaaagcaattatCACCCTTTCTTCTTCAGAACCCGCA CCTGTGACCTGCTATTGCAGCCGGACAACCTGGCCTGTAAACCCT TCTGGAAGCCTCGGAACCTCAACGTCACCCAGCACGGTTCAGACATGCAGGTGTCCTTCGATCACGCACCCCATACCTTCGGCTTCCGTTTCTTCTATCTTCATTATAAGCTCAAGCATGAAGGACCCTTCAAGCGAAAGACCTGTAAACAG GAGCAAAATACAGAGACAACCAGCTGCCTCCTTCAAAATGTATCTCCTGGGGATTATATAATTGAG CTGGTGGATGACACTAATATGACAAGAAAAGTGATGCATTATGCCTTAAAACCAg TGCATTCCCAGTGGGCTGGGCCCATCAGAGCTGTTGCCATCACTGTGCCGCTGGTTGTCATATCGGCATTTGCGACGCTCTTCACGGTGATGTGCCGCAAGAAGCAGCAAG ATGAAGAGAGTTCTGAGTCCTCCACGTACATCACAGCACTTCCCAGGGAGAGGCTCCGGCCACGGCCCAAGGTCTTCCTCTGCTATTCCAGTAAAGATGGCCAGAATCACATGAACGTTGTCCAGTGTTTTGCCTACTTCCTCCAGGACTTCTGTGGCTGTGAG GTCACTCTGGACTTGTGGGAAGACTTCAGCCTCTGCAGAGAAGGGCAGAGAGAATGGGTCGTCCAGAAGATCCACGAGTCCCAGTTCATCATCGTGGTGTGTTCCAAAGGCATGAAATACTTCGTAGACAAGAAGAACTACAAGCACAAAGGAGGCGCCCGAGGCTCGGGGAAAGGGGAGCTCTTCCTGGTGGCCGTGTCTACCATTGCTGAGAAGCTCCGCCAAGCCAAGCAGAGCTCATCCACGGCGCTCAGCAAGTTCATCGCCGTCTACTTCGATTATTCCTGTGAGGGAGACGTTCCTGGCGTCCTGGACCTGAGCACCAAGTACAAACTCATGgaccaccttccccagctctgctCCCACCTGCATTCCCAGGACCTCAGCCCCCAGGAGCCGGGGCTGCACCCCGGACGCATTAGCAGGAAGAACTACTTCCGGAGCAAATCGGGCCGCTCCCTATACGTCGCCATTTGCAACATGCACCAGTTTATCGACGAGGAGCCTGACTGGTTTGAAAAGCAGTTCGTTCCCTTCCATCTCCCCCCACTCCGCTACCGGGAACCGGTTCTGGAGAAGTTTGACTCAGGCTTGGTTTTAAACGAAGTCTTGTGCAAGCCAGGGCCGGAGAGCAAGTTCTGTCTCAAGGCCGAGGCCGCCGGCTCCGGGGCGCCGGCCGACCCGCACTCTGAGGGCCCGGACGAAGACGCGGAGGCCGGGCCCGTTCCAGGCGCCAACGCGGTAATGCGGCCCCTGCTGCACGCGGTGAAAGCTGCCGGCCCCTCGGACATGCCACGGGACTCGGGCATCTACGACTCGTCCGTGCCTTCGTCCGAGTTGTCCCTGCCCCTGATGGAAGGGCTCTCCACGGACCAAACGGAGACGTCTTCGCTGACGGAGAGCATGTCGTCCTCATCAGGCCTGG gTGAGGAGGACCCTCCCGCCCTTCCTTCCAAGCTCCTCGCCTCTGGGGCATGCAAAGCAGAACCTGGTTGCTGCAGCTACACTGGTGAACTCCACGCGGTCGCTCCTTTGTAA
- the IL17RD gene encoding interleukin-17 receptor D isoform X3: MPLPGVGPASRNSGLHNITFRYDNCTTYLNPVGKHVIADAQNITISQYACHDQVAVTILWSPGALGIEFLKGFRVILEELKSEGRQCQQLILKDPKQLNSSFKRAGVESQPFLNMKFETDYFVKIVPFPSIKNESNYHPFFFRTRTCDLLLQPDNLACKPFWKPRNLNVTQHGSDMQVSFDHAPHTFGFRFFYLHYKLKHEGPFKRKTCKQEQNTETTSCLLQNVSPGDYIIELVDDTNMTRKVMHYALKPVHSQWAGPIRAVAITVPLVVISAFATLFTVMCRKKQQENIYSHLDEESSESSTYITALPRERLRPRPKVFLCYSSKDGQNHMNVVQCFAYFLQDFCGCEVTLDLWEDFSLCREGQREWVVQKIHESQFIIVVCSKGMKYFVDKKNYKHKGGARGSGKGELFLVAVSTIAEKLRQAKQSSSTALSKFIAVYFDYSCEGDVPGVLDLSTKYKLMDHLPQLCSHLHSQDLSPQEPGLHPGRISRKNYFRSKSGRSLYVAICNMHQFIDEEPDWFEKQFVPFHLPPLRYREPVLEKFDSGLVLNEVLCKPGPESKFCLKAEAAGSGAPADPHSEGPDEDAEAGPVPGANAVMRPLLHAVKAAGPSDMPRDSGIYDSSVPSSELSLPLMEGLSTDQTETSSLTESMSSSSGLGEEDPPALPSKLLASGACKAEPGCCSYTGELHAVAPL, translated from the exons GGAGTGGGGCCGGCCAGCAGAAACAGCGGGCTGCATAACATCACCTTCAGATATGACA ACTGCACCACTTACTTGAATCCAGTGGGGAAGCACGTGATCGCCGATGCCCAGAACATCACCATCAGTCAGTATGCTTGCCACGATCAAGTGGCAGTCACCATTCTTTGGTCCCCAGGAGCCCTTG GCATCGAATTCCTAAAAGGATTTCGGGTAATACTGGAGGAGCTGAAGTCAGAGGGAAGACAGTGCCAACAACTGATTCTAAAGGACCCAAAGCAGCTCAACAGTAGCTTCAAACGAGCT GGAGTGGAATCTCAACCCTTCCTGAATATGAAATTTGAAACAGATTACTTTGTAAAGATTGTCCCTTTTCCTtccattaaaaatgaaagcaattatCACCCTTTCTTCTTCAGAACCCGCA CCTGTGACCTGCTATTGCAGCCGGACAACCTGGCCTGTAAACCCT TCTGGAAGCCTCGGAACCTCAACGTCACCCAGCACGGTTCAGACATGCAGGTGTCCTTCGATCACGCACCCCATACCTTCGGCTTCCGTTTCTTCTATCTTCATTATAAGCTCAAGCATGAAGGACCCTTCAAGCGAAAGACCTGTAAACAG GAGCAAAATACAGAGACAACCAGCTGCCTCCTTCAAAATGTATCTCCTGGGGATTATATAATTGAG CTGGTGGATGACACTAATATGACAAGAAAAGTGATGCATTATGCCTTAAAACCAg TGCATTCCCAGTGGGCTGGGCCCATCAGAGCTGTTGCCATCACTGTGCCGCTGGTTGTCATATCGGCATTTGCGACGCTCTTCACGGTGATGTGCCGCAAGAAGCAGCAAG aaaatatatattcacatttaGATGAAGAGAGTTCTGAGTCCTCCACGTACATCACAGCACTTCCCAGGGAGAGGCTCCGGCCACGGCCCAAGGTCTTCCTCTGCTATTCCAGTAAAGATGGCCAGAATCACATGAACGTTGTCCAGTGTTTTGCCTACTTCCTCCAGGACTTCTGTGGCTGTGAG GTCACTCTGGACTTGTGGGAAGACTTCAGCCTCTGCAGAGAAGGGCAGAGAGAATGGGTCGTCCAGAAGATCCACGAGTCCCAGTTCATCATCGTGGTGTGTTCCAAAGGCATGAAATACTTCGTAGACAAGAAGAACTACAAGCACAAAGGAGGCGCCCGAGGCTCGGGGAAAGGGGAGCTCTTCCTGGTGGCCGTGTCTACCATTGCTGAGAAGCTCCGCCAAGCCAAGCAGAGCTCATCCACGGCGCTCAGCAAGTTCATCGCCGTCTACTTCGATTATTCCTGTGAGGGAGACGTTCCTGGCGTCCTGGACCTGAGCACCAAGTACAAACTCATGgaccaccttccccagctctgctCCCACCTGCATTCCCAGGACCTCAGCCCCCAGGAGCCGGGGCTGCACCCCGGACGCATTAGCAGGAAGAACTACTTCCGGAGCAAATCGGGCCGCTCCCTATACGTCGCCATTTGCAACATGCACCAGTTTATCGACGAGGAGCCTGACTGGTTTGAAAAGCAGTTCGTTCCCTTCCATCTCCCCCCACTCCGCTACCGGGAACCGGTTCTGGAGAAGTTTGACTCAGGCTTGGTTTTAAACGAAGTCTTGTGCAAGCCAGGGCCGGAGAGCAAGTTCTGTCTCAAGGCCGAGGCCGCCGGCTCCGGGGCGCCGGCCGACCCGCACTCTGAGGGCCCGGACGAAGACGCGGAGGCCGGGCCCGTTCCAGGCGCCAACGCGGTAATGCGGCCCCTGCTGCACGCGGTGAAAGCTGCCGGCCCCTCGGACATGCCACGGGACTCGGGCATCTACGACTCGTCCGTGCCTTCGTCCGAGTTGTCCCTGCCCCTGATGGAAGGGCTCTCCACGGACCAAACGGAGACGTCTTCGCTGACGGAGAGCATGTCGTCCTCATCAGGCCTGG gTGAGGAGGACCCTCCCGCCCTTCCTTCCAAGCTCCTCGCCTCTGGGGCATGCAAAGCAGAACCTGGTTGCTGCAGCTACACTGGTGAACTCCACGCGGTCGCTCCTTTGTAA
- the IL17RD gene encoding interleukin-17 receptor D isoform X1 — protein MAPWLQLCSVFFTVNACLNGSQLAVAAGGSSRTRGADTCGWRGVGPASRNSGLHNITFRYDNCTTYLNPVGKHVIADAQNITISQYACHDQVAVTILWSPGALGIEFLKGFRVILEELKSEGRQCQQLILKDPKQLNSSFKRAGVESQPFLNMKFETDYFVKIVPFPSIKNESNYHPFFFRTRTCDLLLQPDNLACKPFWKPRNLNVTQHGSDMQVSFDHAPHTFGFRFFYLHYKLKHEGPFKRKTCKQEQNTETTSCLLQNVSPGDYIIELVDDTNMTRKVMHYALKPVHSQWAGPIRAVAITVPLVVISAFATLFTVMCRKKQQENIYSHLDEESSESSTYITALPRERLRPRPKVFLCYSSKDGQNHMNVVQCFAYFLQDFCGCEVTLDLWEDFSLCREGQREWVVQKIHESQFIIVVCSKGMKYFVDKKNYKHKGGARGSGKGELFLVAVSTIAEKLRQAKQSSSTALSKFIAVYFDYSCEGDVPGVLDLSTKYKLMDHLPQLCSHLHSQDLSPQEPGLHPGRISRKNYFRSKSGRSLYVAICNMHQFIDEEPDWFEKQFVPFHLPPLRYREPVLEKFDSGLVLNEVLCKPGPESKFCLKAEAAGSGAPADPHSEGPDEDAEAGPVPGANAVMRPLLHAVKAAGPSDMPRDSGIYDSSVPSSELSLPLMEGLSTDQTETSSLTESMSSSSGLGEEDPPALPSKLLASGACKAEPGCCSYTGELHAVAPL, from the exons GGAGTGGGGCCGGCCAGCAGAAACAGCGGGCTGCATAACATCACCTTCAGATATGACA ACTGCACCACTTACTTGAATCCAGTGGGGAAGCACGTGATCGCCGATGCCCAGAACATCACCATCAGTCAGTATGCTTGCCACGATCAAGTGGCAGTCACCATTCTTTGGTCCCCAGGAGCCCTTG GCATCGAATTCCTAAAAGGATTTCGGGTAATACTGGAGGAGCTGAAGTCAGAGGGAAGACAGTGCCAACAACTGATTCTAAAGGACCCAAAGCAGCTCAACAGTAGCTTCAAACGAGCT GGAGTGGAATCTCAACCCTTCCTGAATATGAAATTTGAAACAGATTACTTTGTAAAGATTGTCCCTTTTCCTtccattaaaaatgaaagcaattatCACCCTTTCTTCTTCAGAACCCGCA CCTGTGACCTGCTATTGCAGCCGGACAACCTGGCCTGTAAACCCT TCTGGAAGCCTCGGAACCTCAACGTCACCCAGCACGGTTCAGACATGCAGGTGTCCTTCGATCACGCACCCCATACCTTCGGCTTCCGTTTCTTCTATCTTCATTATAAGCTCAAGCATGAAGGACCCTTCAAGCGAAAGACCTGTAAACAG GAGCAAAATACAGAGACAACCAGCTGCCTCCTTCAAAATGTATCTCCTGGGGATTATATAATTGAG CTGGTGGATGACACTAATATGACAAGAAAAGTGATGCATTATGCCTTAAAACCAg TGCATTCCCAGTGGGCTGGGCCCATCAGAGCTGTTGCCATCACTGTGCCGCTGGTTGTCATATCGGCATTTGCGACGCTCTTCACGGTGATGTGCCGCAAGAAGCAGCAAG aaaatatatattcacatttaGATGAAGAGAGTTCTGAGTCCTCCACGTACATCACAGCACTTCCCAGGGAGAGGCTCCGGCCACGGCCCAAGGTCTTCCTCTGCTATTCCAGTAAAGATGGCCAGAATCACATGAACGTTGTCCAGTGTTTTGCCTACTTCCTCCAGGACTTCTGTGGCTGTGAG GTCACTCTGGACTTGTGGGAAGACTTCAGCCTCTGCAGAGAAGGGCAGAGAGAATGGGTCGTCCAGAAGATCCACGAGTCCCAGTTCATCATCGTGGTGTGTTCCAAAGGCATGAAATACTTCGTAGACAAGAAGAACTACAAGCACAAAGGAGGCGCCCGAGGCTCGGGGAAAGGGGAGCTCTTCCTGGTGGCCGTGTCTACCATTGCTGAGAAGCTCCGCCAAGCCAAGCAGAGCTCATCCACGGCGCTCAGCAAGTTCATCGCCGTCTACTTCGATTATTCCTGTGAGGGAGACGTTCCTGGCGTCCTGGACCTGAGCACCAAGTACAAACTCATGgaccaccttccccagctctgctCCCACCTGCATTCCCAGGACCTCAGCCCCCAGGAGCCGGGGCTGCACCCCGGACGCATTAGCAGGAAGAACTACTTCCGGAGCAAATCGGGCCGCTCCCTATACGTCGCCATTTGCAACATGCACCAGTTTATCGACGAGGAGCCTGACTGGTTTGAAAAGCAGTTCGTTCCCTTCCATCTCCCCCCACTCCGCTACCGGGAACCGGTTCTGGAGAAGTTTGACTCAGGCTTGGTTTTAAACGAAGTCTTGTGCAAGCCAGGGCCGGAGAGCAAGTTCTGTCTCAAGGCCGAGGCCGCCGGCTCCGGGGCGCCGGCCGACCCGCACTCTGAGGGCCCGGACGAAGACGCGGAGGCCGGGCCCGTTCCAGGCGCCAACGCGGTAATGCGGCCCCTGCTGCACGCGGTGAAAGCTGCCGGCCCCTCGGACATGCCACGGGACTCGGGCATCTACGACTCGTCCGTGCCTTCGTCCGAGTTGTCCCTGCCCCTGATGGAAGGGCTCTCCACGGACCAAACGGAGACGTCTTCGCTGACGGAGAGCATGTCGTCCTCATCAGGCCTGG gTGAGGAGGACCCTCCCGCCCTTCCTTCCAAGCTCCTCGCCTCTGGGGCATGCAAAGCAGAACCTGGTTGCTGCAGCTACACTGGTGAACTCCACGCGGTCGCTCCTTTGTAA